AATTCACTCTGCCCTCTCCAGTAAAATGTCCGATGTGAATGAAAAAATCAATCGTTTGGAGCAGGCAAAAAGACAAATCAAAGACGAACAGAATGCTTCTCTGGGGGAAATTGCTAAAATTAAAAATCCGGACTTGGGTAAAAGCTGGACGGGAAACCGTGCAGAAGACTTTCAAGATGCCCGCAGTGATGCATACAAGGCAATGACAACGATCATTCATGATGATTATGACGACTATCAAGAGAAAATCGACGGTAAAATCATGATGCTTAATATAGAAAAAAAGGCTCTGAGTGCTGCAGGCACCATAGCCCATGAAGCCGATGTACTTTTAGGTAAAGGGGAAGCCGTCATAGATAAATTGGAAAGTAAAATATCATATTTAAAAGGGTGGTTGTTTTAATGACGACAATCAAACTGAATCATCCTGCCGTAACGAAGCAAGTCGATCAGGTGAAGACGGCACTTGGTACAGTCACGCTTGGAAATTTGCCGGCCGGCGAGCTTGGCAGCAATAAATTGGAATTCACCTCGAAATGGATCGACCGGGAAACGAACCTGGAAAAGGTCTTCGAGCAATATATTAAAATCGTCCAGAAAAATGTGGAAGATACCCGTGCAAACATTGACTTATTAAAAGAACAGGATGAAGCCATCGCCCATGTGTCTTCACATGGGTATCCTACGCGATGAAAATATATGAAGCCAAGACATTGACGGCCGCAACCAAGTCGCGCGCCAAGCAATATGAAGAACTAAAGAAGGAAGTCGCAGCCCTGAAAAAGGAATTTCAGGGCATCGTCGGCTTGGACAACGAGTTTCAAGGGGCCGGTGCCACTGCCATCAAAAGCTTCTATGAAGCGCAAATCGAGGTGGCGGACGCCTGGATGGAACTATTCACGACACAGATCAGTTTTTTGGAAGGCATTCCGGCCAGCCTGGAAGAGGCGGACCTCTCCGGAAATACGGTGGTCGAGGTTCCCTTTTTAGATGGTGAAGTCTCGAACGGCATCAACCAAGCGAAGTCGCTTGTCGATGAACAAGCGAACGATCTCCAAAGGATCCTCGCCAGCATTGACGATATCCTGCCTCTTGATAGGTTCGACCAAAAGGACTTTAATGAAAAAATCACGCTGGCCGGACAAAGGCTGGAAGATACCGTGACAAAGGTCGAGAATGTCGACAGGCAATTGGTCGAGGAATACGAAGTGTCCGTCGGGCAGGAAAACGTGGCCGTTGGCCTCTTCCGCGCCTTGCTTGATGCCACCAAACAGGACGGCAACGTTTCGCCGATGACGTTCAACCAATCGGCATTCAAGAATAGTGACGTCTATCAAGTGAAGGATGAGGTCGCCGGTCAGA
This sequence is a window from Brevibacillus sp. JNUCC-41. Protein-coding genes within it:
- a CDS encoding YwqH-like family protein — its product is MYANSLSEIHSALSSKMSDVNEKINRLEQAKRQIKDEQNASLGEIAKIKNPDLGKSWTGNRAEDFQDARSDAYKAMTTIIHDDYDDYQEKIDGKIMMLNIEKKALSAAGTIAHEADVLLGKGEAVIDKLESKISYLKGWLF
- a CDS encoding YwqI/YxiC family protein; its protein translation is MTTIKLNHPAVTKQVDQVKTALGTVTLGNLPAGELGSNKLEFTSKWIDRETNLEKVFEQYIKIVQKNVEDTRANIDLLKEQDEAIAHVSSHGYPTR